One Gemmatimonadota bacterium genomic window carries:
- a CDS encoding NADH-quinone oxidoreductase subunit A — translation MAPLAGALTVFLGAAGAWLVLRWLGDALNPPGWTAPERVPFAGGKPPRVHAWSRFHVRYYAMALLFLAFDMEMVY, via the coding sequence GTGGCTCCGCTTGCTGGCGCGCTAACCGTCTTCCTGGGAGCGGCCGGCGCATGGCTGGTCCTCCGCTGGCTGGGCGACGCGCTGAACCCGCCGGGGTGGACCGCGCCGGAGCGCGTCCCCTTCGCCGGGGGCAAGCCGCCACGCGTCCACGCCTGGAGCCGCTTCCACGTCCGCTATTACGCCATGGCCCTCCTCTTCCTCGCCTTCGACATGGAAATGGTCTACAT
- a CDS encoding YHS domain-containing protein has translation MRVAQEDAVAAAEYGGRTYYFCSQECRQEFEAHPQDDAED, from the coding sequence ATGAGGGTGGCCCAGGAGGACGCGGTGGCTGCGGCGGAATACGGTGGCCGGACATATTACTTCTGCAGTCAGGAGTGCCGGCAGGAATTCGAGGCTCACCCCCAGGACGACGCGGAGGATTGA
- a CDS encoding NifU family protein: protein MLTFTDAARETILALMREGYTEHPALRVAVAPGCSPLAPEYELSLVDEAEESPDDVVVDGFGFKVLVDLESAGRLQGATVDYVQRELESGFEVRAANTQLLAGGPPAGPLAERVQEVIERQINPAIAAHGGRIALVDVRENVVYLQMSGGCQGCGMARVTLSQGVERMIKQAVPEIVAIQDVTDHLAGSNPYFATAK from the coding sequence ATGCTCACGTTTACGGACGCGGCCAGAGAGACGATCCTGGCGCTCATGCGGGAAGGCTATACGGAACACCCCGCGCTGCGGGTAGCCGTAGCGCCCGGTTGCAGCCCCCTGGCGCCGGAGTATGAGCTGTCGCTGGTGGATGAGGCGGAGGAGTCGCCTGACGACGTCGTGGTCGATGGCTTCGGCTTCAAGGTTCTGGTAGACCTCGAGTCCGCCGGCCGGCTGCAGGGCGCGACTGTCGACTATGTCCAGCGGGAGCTGGAAAGCGGGTTCGAGGTCCGCGCCGCAAACACGCAGCTCCTAGCTGGCGGGCCTCCAGCGGGGCCGCTGGCGGAGCGGGTGCAGGAGGTGATCGAGCGCCAGATCAATCCTGCCATCGCCGCCCACGGCGGGCGGATTGCGCTGGTGGACGTCCGCGAGAACGTGGTCTACCTGCAGATGAGCGGCGGCTGCCAGGGGTGCGGCATGGCCCGGGTCACGCTCTCGCAGGGCGTCGAGCGCATGATCAAGCAGGCTGTGCCCGAGATCGTGGCCATCCAGGACGTGACCGACCACCTGGCCGGCAGCAACCCGTACTTCGCCACAGCCAAGTAG
- a CDS encoding ATP-grasp domain-containing protein, producing the protein MHRLLLLLATSSYRAEAFLSAAARLGVEVAVGSEERQALAAFTTGASLTLDFADVEGSTRAIVDFARSYPLDAVIAAEDDGAVLAAAAAAALGLQHNPPQAVRAARHKHTMRQALSRAGIPGPDFWLLPVDMDPEDAAQRISFPCVLKPVFLSASRGVIRADDPAAFTAAFRRVAALLAQPDVTRRGGDLAGKILVESYLPGLELALEGLLARGELRVLALFDKPDPLEGPFFEETFYITPSRLPAKVQATLADSTARSAAALGLRDGPVHAELRYNAAGVWPLELAPRSIGGLCSRVLRSSTGASLEELLLAHALGRPTHTWQREERAAGVLMIPIPRAGTLRAMRGLEAARAVPGVENVVPAINPGQRVVPLPEGNRYLGFVFARADTPAEVEAALRQAHRRLEVIIE; encoded by the coding sequence ATGCACCGTCTCCTCCTCCTCCTCGCCACCAGCAGCTACCGCGCTGAAGCGTTCCTGTCCGCTGCCGCACGCCTGGGCGTGGAGGTCGCGGTCGGCTCGGAGGAGCGCCAGGCGCTGGCGGCGTTCACTACCGGCGCTTCGCTGACCCTGGACTTCGCCGATGTCGAGGGCTCGACGCGCGCGATCGTGGACTTCGCCCGCAGCTATCCTCTGGATGCGGTGATCGCCGCCGAGGACGACGGCGCCGTGCTGGCCGCGGCGGCCGCCGCGGCCCTGGGCCTCCAGCACAACCCGCCCCAGGCCGTGCGTGCCGCCCGGCACAAGCACACCATGCGCCAGGCGCTGAGCCGTGCCGGCATTCCGGGTCCGGATTTCTGGCTGCTCCCCGTAGACATGGACCCCGAGGACGCCGCCCAGCGCATCAGCTTCCCCTGCGTGCTTAAGCCCGTGTTCCTGTCCGCCAGCCGCGGCGTCATCCGTGCCGATGACCCCGCCGCCTTCACGGCCGCGTTCCGGCGCGTCGCCGCTCTGCTGGCGCAGCCCGACGTCACCCGCCGCGGCGGCGACCTGGCCGGGAAGATCCTGGTCGAGAGTTACCTGCCCGGCCTCGAGCTGGCCCTGGAAGGGCTGCTCGCCCGCGGCGAGCTCCGCGTCCTGGCGCTGTTCGACAAGCCCGATCCTCTGGAGGGGCCGTTCTTCGAGGAGACCTTCTACATCACGCCCTCCCGCCTGCCTGCCAAAGTCCAGGCGACCCTCGCCGACTCCACCGCGCGCAGCGCGGCGGCGCTGGGACTGCGCGACGGTCCCGTGCACGCCGAGCTGCGCTACAACGCCGCCGGTGTCTGGCCGCTCGAGCTGGCGCCCCGCTCCATCGGCGGACTCTGCTCGCGCGTGCTCCGCTCCTCCACTGGCGCCTCGCTCGAGGAGCTGCTGCTGGCCCACGCCCTGGGACGGCCCACGCACACCTGGCAACGCGAGGAGCGCGCGGCGGGCGTGCTTATGATCCCGATCCCCAGGGCCGGCACCCTGCGCGCCATGCGCGGCCTGGAAGCGGCGCGCGCCGTGCCCGGCGTGGAAAACGTTGTGCCCGCCATCAACCCCGGTCAGCGGGTGGTGCCCTTGCCAGAGGGGAACCGCTATCTCGGGTTCGTCTTCGCGCGCGCGGATACGCCGGCGGAGGTGGAAGCCGCGCTGCGCCAGGCGCACCGCCGGCTGGAGGTGATCATCGAATGA
- a CDS encoding VOC family protein: MEFKTAGFHHITMVSGNAPRTLEFYRDTLGLGLVKRTVNFDDPGSYHLYFGDATGAPGTIVTFFEWRDARRGGWGVGGVHHLALGVATPEAQLKWKRWLMDRGVPVSGPYDRGWFRSIYFTDPDGHILEIATRGPGYALDEPADALGRELVMPRPEQLRGGRDEEAIRRLSHPGPVAAIGEDMALEGIHHITGITDDIERAGEFLEAALGLRLVKRSVNQDDPATPHYFWASYDGRSVAPHSSLTLFGWPGSRHYARLGVGQAHHIAFRAAAPEQQLGWREHLLGLGVDVSPVMERSYFRSIYFRAPDGLLLEIATDGPGFTVDEDAAALGRLLKLPVWLEPRREEIEPALAPLG, translated from the coding sequence ATGGAGTTCAAGACCGCCGGGTTCCACCATATCACGATGGTCTCGGGAAATGCCCCGCGCACCCTCGAGTTCTACCGGGACACCCTGGGACTGGGGCTGGTCAAGCGCACAGTGAACTTCGATGATCCGGGCTCCTATCACCTCTACTTCGGCGATGCCACAGGGGCGCCGGGCACGATTGTCACCTTCTTCGAGTGGCGCGACGCGCGCCGGGGCGGCTGGGGCGTGGGCGGCGTCCACCACCTGGCCCTGGGCGTGGCCACGCCGGAAGCGCAGCTCAAGTGGAAGCGCTGGCTGATGGACCGGGGCGTGCCGGTTTCGGGGCCGTATGACCGGGGGTGGTTCCGGAGCATCTACTTCACGGATCCGGACGGGCATATCCTGGAAATCGCCACGCGTGGGCCGGGATACGCACTGGATGAGCCTGCAGACGCGCTGGGCCGGGAGCTGGTCATGCCCAGGCCGGAGCAGCTCCGGGGCGGCAGGGACGAGGAGGCAATCCGGCGGCTGAGCCACCCGGGGCCGGTAGCCGCGATCGGCGAGGATATGGCGCTCGAGGGGATCCACCACATCACCGGGATCACGGACGACATCGAGCGCGCAGGCGAGTTCCTGGAGGCGGCGCTGGGGCTGCGGCTGGTGAAGCGCAGCGTGAACCAGGATGATCCGGCCACGCCGCATTACTTCTGGGCCAGCTATGACGGCCGGTCCGTCGCGCCGCACAGCAGCTTGACGCTGTTCGGCTGGCCGGGTTCCCGGCACTATGCGCGGCTGGGCGTGGGGCAGGCGCACCACATCGCCTTCCGTGCGGCGGCCCCGGAGCAGCAGCTTGGGTGGCGGGAGCATCTGCTCGGGTTGGGGGTGGATGTCTCGCCCGTTATGGAGCGCAGCTATTTCCGGAGCATCTACTTCCGCGCGCCTGACGGGTTGCTGCTCGAGATCGCGACCGATGGCCCGGGCTTCACCGTGGACGAGGATGCGGCGGCGCTGGGGCGCTTGCTCAAGCTGCCCGTCTGGCTGGAGCCGCGGCGCGAGGAGATCGAGCCCGCACTCGCGCCCCTGGGGTAG
- a CDS encoding dienelactone hydrolase family protein: MRRRWGACSSCPSGWSRGARRSSPHSRPWGRCRPEPESFESSQQALGAWLDTVASQFPVGPGRLVLGGFSQGGTMSLAYALRRPGAVAAVLNFSGFLPDHPRVRVAPDTVVGTSFFWGHGTRDPAIPFELAQAGRATLAAAGAQLEARDYPIGHWIDPVELRDAVEFLETVLR; the protein is encoded by the coding sequence ATGCGGCGGCGCTGGGGCGCTTGCTCAAGCTGCCCGTCTGGCTGGAGCCGCGGCGCGAGGAGATCGAGCCCGCACTCGCGCCCCTGGGGTAGGTGCCGGCCGGAGCCGGAGAGCTTCGAGTCGAGCCAGCAGGCGCTGGGCGCGTGGCTGGATACCGTTGCCTCTCAATTCCCGGTGGGCCCCGGACGGCTGGTGCTGGGGGGCTTCTCGCAGGGCGGGACCATGAGCCTGGCGTACGCGCTGCGCCGGCCGGGCGCCGTGGCTGCCGTCCTTAACTTCAGCGGATTCCTCCCCGATCACCCGCGCGTGCGGGTCGCGCCGGACACGGTAGTGGGGACGTCCTTCTTCTGGGGCCATGGTACCCGGGACCCGGCGATCCCCTTCGAGCTGGCGCAAGCCGGCCGGGCGACGCTGGCGGCGGCGGGCGCGCAGCTCGAGGCCCGGGACTACCCGATCGGCCACTGGATCGACCCCGTCGAGTTGCGCGACGCCGTCGAGTTCCTGGAGACGGTGCTGCGCTGA